From the Sphingomonas aliaeris genome, one window contains:
- a CDS encoding FadR/GntR family transcriptional regulator, which yields MSDRLFQSIAEQITDLIRDGEFAPGSRLPGERELAERFGVSRVTIREAEIALQAVGVIRIKTGSGVYVSDTALADAARLPNVSAFEVTEARALFESEAAALAAPIMSDGDLAKLDNLLAVMAEETDPESERASAADREFHLTIAAASGNRAIIHVIGELWRLRNELPEVRTTHEAVCQKDSSTRHAEHLRVVDALRAHDPKAARLAMRQHFHRLQQAMLDVTEERDLTELKRKSAESRERFLMSVRI from the coding sequence GTGTCCGATCGCCTGTTCCAGAGTATCGCCGAACAGATTACCGACCTGATCCGGGACGGCGAGTTCGCGCCCGGATCGCGCCTGCCGGGCGAGCGCGAACTGGCCGAGCGCTTCGGTGTCAGCCGCGTGACGATCCGCGAGGCGGAGATCGCGTTGCAGGCGGTCGGCGTGATCCGCATCAAGACCGGGTCCGGCGTCTATGTTTCGGACACCGCGCTGGCGGATGCCGCGCGCCTGCCGAACGTCAGCGCGTTTGAGGTGACCGAAGCGCGTGCCTTGTTCGAAAGCGAGGCCGCCGCGCTCGCCGCGCCGATCATGTCGGACGGCGATCTCGCCAAGCTGGACAATCTGCTCGCCGTCATGGCCGAGGAAACCGACCCCGAAAGCGAACGCGCGAGCGCCGCCGACCGGGAATTCCACCTGACCATCGCCGCTGCCTCCGGCAACCGTGCGATCATCCATGTCATCGGCGAATTGTGGCGCCTTCGGAACGAGTTACCGGAAGTACGCACGACGCACGAAGCGGTCTGCCAGAAGGACAGCTCGACCCGTCACGCCGAACATCTCCGCGTCGTGGACGCACTCCGCGCGCACGACCCAAAGGCTGCGCGCCTGGCGATGCGCCAGCATTTCCACCGCCTGCAACAGGCGATGCTCGACGTGACCGAAGAACGCGACCTGACCGAATTGAAGCGCAAATCCGCCGAAAGCCGCGAACGCTTTTTGATGAGCGTGCGAATCTGA
- a CDS encoding DUF1800 domain-containing protein, with translation MRRRRWFVHPHRNARGRPSPAPVAITPAQASRFLAQSTMGATQATIADVVTAGYSGWIDAQIAMPRAIKHWDWLVANGYSDAANMNGTNGFDQTVWRQAIVEPDQLRQRVGLALLDMLVIGIDGITTNWRQFAAAAYMDVLLDNAFGNYRTLLDAITTNAAMASFLTFLGNRKANPTTGAQPDENYARELMQLFTLGLVQLNIDGSVKMSAGAPMETYTPNDVTQLARVFTGLSLATNVATTPDRYRVPLVMNAAINETGSATFLGKTVSGGGMAAIKAALDAIFAHPNLPPFVSKQMIQHLVTSNPSPAYVGRVANAFADNGAGVRGDMKAVIRAILLDTEARSDAALTNTSAGKLREPVTRLTGWARAFGVNSPSNAWAIGDTSSTANRLGQSIGRSQTVFNYFRPGYSPPNTAVSTAGLVAPEFQITNELSVVAYINYMSSLIANGAGDTKADYTTILTKATDSAALVDEINLVLAAGQLTGATVTAIRAAVDSISSATAAGQLNRVYTAILTTLASTDYLTLK, from the coding sequence ATGCGGAGGCGGCGATGGTTCGTCCACCCCCACCGCAACGCCCGCGGCCGCCCCTCACCCGCCCCGGTCGCGATCACGCCGGCACAGGCCAGCCGGTTCCTCGCGCAATCGACGATGGGCGCCACGCAGGCGACAATCGCCGATGTCGTGACGGCAGGCTATAGCGGCTGGATCGATGCGCAGATCGCCATGCCCCGCGCGATCAAGCATTGGGACTGGCTCGTCGCGAACGGCTATAGCGACGCGGCCAACATGAACGGCACCAACGGTTTCGACCAGACCGTCTGGCGGCAGGCGATCGTCGAGCCGGACCAGTTGCGCCAGCGCGTCGGCCTCGCATTGCTCGACATGCTCGTCATCGGGATCGACGGCATCACGACCAACTGGCGTCAATTCGCCGCCGCTGCCTATATGGACGTGCTGCTCGACAATGCGTTCGGCAATTACCGTACCCTGCTGGACGCGATCACCACCAATGCCGCGATGGCATCGTTCCTGACGTTCCTCGGCAACCGCAAGGCCAATCCGACTACCGGCGCGCAACCGGATGAGAATTACGCGCGCGAACTGATGCAGTTGTTCACGCTCGGCTTGGTACAACTCAACATCGACGGCAGCGTGAAGATGTCGGCGGGCGCGCCGATGGAAACCTATACCCCCAACGACGTGACTCAATTGGCGCGCGTTTTTACCGGGTTGAGCCTGGCGACCAACGTCGCGACCACGCCCGACCGGTACCGCGTGCCGCTGGTGATGAATGCCGCGATCAACGAAACGGGCAGCGCGACCTTCCTGGGCAAGACCGTCAGCGGGGGCGGCATGGCCGCGATCAAGGCCGCGCTCGATGCGATCTTCGCGCACCCCAATCTGCCGCCGTTCGTGTCCAAGCAGATGATCCAGCATCTCGTCACCAGCAACCCCTCCCCGGCCTATGTCGGGCGTGTCGCCAATGCCTTTGCCGACAATGGCGCGGGCGTACGCGGCGACATGAAAGCGGTGATCCGGGCGATCCTGCTCGACACCGAAGCGCGCAGCGACGCGGCGCTGACCAATACGAGCGCAGGCAAATTGCGCGAACCGGTGACGCGGCTGACCGGCTGGGCACGCGCCTTCGGCGTGAATTCGCCGTCCAATGCCTGGGCGATCGGCGATACGAGCAGCACGGCCAACCGGCTGGGCCAGTCGATCGGGCGCAGCCAGACGGTGTTTAACTATTTCCGCCCCGGATATTCGCCGCCCAATACCGCCGTCTCCACCGCCGGACTGGTCGCGCCGGAGTTCCAGATTACCAACGAACTCTCCGTCGTGGCGTATATCAACTATATGTCCAGCCTGATCGCCAATGGCGCGGGCGACACGAAGGCGGATTACACGACGATCCTGACCAAGGCGACAGACAGCGCCGCCTTGGTGGATGAGATCAACCTCGTCCTCGCGGCGGGGCAATTGACCGGCGCGACGGTCACGGCGATCCGCGCCGCCGTCGACAGCATCTCCTCCGCGACCGCGGCGGGACAGCTCAACCGCGTCTATACCGCCATCCTGACGACGCTCGCGTCGACCGACTATCTGACGTTGAAGTGA
- a CDS encoding lmo0937 family membrane protein, whose translation MLWTIAIILLVLWALGFGVFHVAGGLIHLLLVIAVVVVLFRLITGRRAV comes from the coding sequence ATGCTCTGGACAATCGCGATTATCCTGCTGGTGCTTTGGGCGCTGGGCTTTGGTGTCTTCCACGTGGCTGGCGGACTCATCCACCTATTGCTCGTGATCGCGGTCGTGGTGGTGCTGTTCCGCCTGATCACCGGGCGACGCGCGGTTTAG
- a CDS encoding DUF1501 domain-containing protein, translating to MSHDESRRAFLKRSSALGLAGVATPFVTSLGAIGEAAAATASDYKALVCIFLYGGNDYANTLPPYDAASYAQYLAARSNIAHTRESLAATVLTPSVALPGGRQYAMAPTMGPLAQLFAAGKTAVMLNVGTLVQPTTKAQFTSNAVKLPPKLFSHNDQQSYFQASNPEGATSGWGGRIGDLFQSGNGSSTLTCINASGNAVYLTGKTAVQYAIGTGGPVPLLNNATSLYGSATAASTLRSLMTGNSSNLLANEHAKVSKRALDTYAQVNGALAGAPAANFPLFPTGNSLADQLKIVARMISVSQELGAKRQVFFVSLGGFDMHDRLVADHPTRIGMVANAIKAFYDTTVAMGVADKVTSFTASDFGRTLQSNDDGSDHGWGGMHFVTGGAVNGQRFYGTPPAIGNNTPDDVGQGRLLPTMSVDQYAATLAGWFGVTPGNMSTVLPNIGNYNPSTWNLGFL from the coding sequence ATGAGCCACGATGAATCGCGCCGCGCCTTCCTGAAGCGCTCCTCCGCCCTTGGCCTTGCGGGCGTCGCCACCCCGTTCGTCACCAGCCTCGGCGCGATCGGCGAAGCGGCGGCGGCGACCGCGAGCGATTACAAGGCGCTGGTCTGCATCTTCCTGTACGGCGGAAACGATTACGCCAACACACTGCCGCCATACGACGCCGCCAGCTACGCGCAATATCTCGCCGCCCGCTCCAACATCGCGCACACGCGGGAGTCGCTGGCAGCGACGGTGCTCACGCCCAGCGTCGCGCTGCCCGGGGGCCGCCAATATGCGATGGCACCGACGATGGGGCCGCTGGCGCAATTGTTCGCGGCCGGAAAGACGGCGGTGATGCTGAACGTCGGCACGCTCGTCCAACCGACTACCAAGGCGCAGTTCACATCGAACGCGGTGAAGCTGCCGCCGAAGCTGTTCAGCCACAACGACCAGCAGAGCTATTTCCAGGCGAGCAATCCGGAAGGCGCAACGTCAGGATGGGGCGGACGGATCGGCGACCTGTTCCAGAGCGGTAACGGCAGCTCCACGCTGACCTGCATCAACGCGAGCGGCAATGCGGTGTACCTGACGGGCAAGACCGCCGTGCAATACGCGATCGGTACGGGCGGCCCCGTGCCGTTGCTCAACAATGCGACGTCGCTCTACGGATCCGCCACGGCGGCAAGTACCCTGCGCAGCCTGATGACCGGCAATTCCAGCAATCTGCTCGCGAACGAACACGCCAAGGTCAGCAAGCGAGCGCTCGACACCTACGCACAGGTCAACGGCGCGCTCGCCGGCGCTCCGGCCGCGAACTTCCCGCTGTTCCCGACGGGCAACAGTCTGGCGGACCAGCTGAAGATCGTCGCGCGGATGATCTCCGTCTCGCAGGAACTGGGTGCCAAGCGGCAGGTATTCTTCGTCTCGCTCGGCGGGTTCGACATGCACGACCGGCTGGTCGCGGACCATCCGACGCGGATCGGCATGGTCGCGAACGCGATCAAGGCATTCTACGACACGACGGTGGCGATGGGCGTAGCCGACAAAGTGACCAGCTTCACCGCATCCGATTTCGGCCGCACGCTGCAATCCAACGACGACGGGTCGGACCACGGATGGGGCGGGATGCACTTCGTCACGGGCGGCGCAGTCAACGGACAGCGCTTCTATGGCACGCCGCCGGCGATCGGCAACAACACGCCCGACGACGTGGGCCAGGGTCGCTTGCTGCCGACCATGTCGGTCGATCAATATGCCGCGACGCTGGCCGGCTGGTTCGGCGTGACGCCCGGCAACATGTCGACGGTGCTGCCGAACATCGGCAACTACAACCCGTCGACCTGGAACCTCGGCTTCCTCTGA
- a CDS encoding class II 3-deoxy-7-phosphoheptulonate synthase, translating to MTTLAGIKIKRFREERTLSRAAFGAWYDAPGSTVQGWEEDGKRANSPVVNQIAANGIASHADWYITIRTENDMSSWAPDSWTKAEARQLPTYPDAQALGTATDALASYPPLVFAGEARNLTADLAKVSRGEAFLLQGGDCAESFAEHSANNIRDTFRVLLQMAVVLTYASKLPVVKLGRMAGQFAKPRSADMEMEGGVELPSYRGDIVNDIAFTPEGRTPDPQRMIRAYSQSAATLNLLRAFATGGYANLHQVHRWTHDFMGRSPWTKKYTETADRIGEALDFMEACGISPETVPQLSQTQFYTSHEALLLQYEQALTRQDSLTGDWYDTSAHMLWIGDRTRFEGSAHVEFLRGIGNPIGMKCGPTLEPDALLRLLDTLNPDRVPGRMTLITRYGHDKIEAGLPKLVRAVLREGHPVVWSCDPMHGNVVKAANGYKTRPFERILAEVRGFFAVHRAEGSIAGGIHAEMTGQNVTECTGGAVDVTEHALADRYHTHCDPRLNAGQSLEMAFLLAEMLNVEMAERRRVAA from the coding sequence ATGACGACGTTGGCAGGCATCAAGATCAAGCGTTTCCGCGAGGAACGGACCCTCAGCCGGGCAGCATTCGGCGCGTGGTACGATGCGCCCGGATCGACGGTGCAGGGCTGGGAGGAGGACGGCAAGCGCGCCAATTCCCCCGTCGTCAACCAGATCGCGGCGAACGGCATCGCGAGCCACGCCGACTGGTACATCACCATCCGCACGGAGAATGACATGAGCAGCTGGGCCCCCGATAGCTGGACTAAGGCCGAGGCGCGACAGCTGCCGACCTATCCCGACGCACAGGCGCTCGGCACCGCGACGGACGCGCTCGCCTCCTACCCGCCGCTCGTCTTCGCGGGCGAAGCGCGCAACCTGACGGCGGACCTCGCCAAGGTTTCGCGCGGCGAAGCGTTCCTGTTGCAGGGCGGCGACTGTGCGGAGAGTTTCGCCGAGCATAGCGCGAACAACATTCGCGACACGTTCCGCGTGCTGCTGCAGATGGCGGTCGTGCTGACCTATGCGTCGAAGCTGCCGGTGGTGAAACTGGGCCGGATGGCGGGTCAGTTCGCCAAGCCGCGGTCCGCCGACATGGAGATGGAAGGCGGCGTCGAGCTGCCGAGCTATCGTGGCGACATCGTCAACGACATCGCCTTCACGCCGGAGGGCCGCACCCCCGATCCGCAGCGCATGATCCGCGCGTACAGCCAGTCGGCCGCGACGCTGAACCTGCTGCGCGCATTCGCGACGGGCGGCTATGCGAACCTGCACCAGGTGCATCGCTGGACGCACGACTTTATGGGCCGGTCGCCCTGGACGAAGAAATATACCGAGACGGCTGACCGGATCGGCGAGGCCCTCGACTTCATGGAGGCCTGCGGGATCAGCCCGGAGACGGTGCCGCAACTAAGCCAGACGCAATTCTATACCAGCCACGAGGCGCTGCTGTTGCAGTACGAACAGGCGCTGACGCGGCAGGATTCGCTGACTGGCGACTGGTACGACACGTCCGCGCACATGCTGTGGATCGGCGATCGCACGCGGTTCGAAGGGTCGGCGCATGTCGAATTCCTGCGCGGCATCGGCAATCCGATCGGAATGAAGTGCGGCCCGACGCTGGAGCCGGACGCGTTGTTGCGCCTGCTCGACACGCTGAACCCCGATCGCGTTCCGGGGCGGATGACGCTGATCACGCGCTACGGCCATGACAAGATCGAGGCCGGCCTGCCCAAGCTGGTCCGCGCGGTGCTGCGCGAGGGACATCCGGTCGTGTGGAGTTGCGATCCGATGCACGGCAACGTCGTCAAGGCGGCGAACGGCTACAAGACGCGCCCGTTCGAACGCATCCTGGCCGAGGTTCGGGGCTTCTTCGCGGTTCACCGTGCGGAGGGCAGCATAGCGGGCGGCATCCATGCGGAGATGACCGGGCAGAATGTCACCGAATGCACCGGGGGCGCGGTGGACGTCACCGAACACGCGCTGGCCGATCGCTATCACACGCATTGCGATCCGCGGCTGAATGCCGGGCAGAGCCTGGAAATGGCGTTCCTGCTGGCGGAAATGCTGAACGTCGAGATGGCGGAACGGCGCCGCGTGGCGGCCTAG
- a CDS encoding acyltransferase family protein, with protein MANLPPVCDLHMLGVEMTLGKRFDACKGVGPGFDHLRVGLSLAILFWHSFGLAYGMEWTRSLPVWPFKPLLAALLPMFFALSGILVIGSAIRLRNLRTFITFRVLRILPALFTEVSLSALVFGPLLTAVPLATYFTSSEFYEYFGSFIGRVRYVLPGLFLTNPVPRVVNGALWTVGPEILCYLLLSILILTRAYNKPRWMLFLTACFAATCMAFDPFEPGVIREILPTRALILAFLSGNLIFLFRDKLPFSRPLAAVVFGVCVLAISVTQTTEGYLFLIYPAAACLAYVVAVIGFSGLPPLPFFHRGDYSYGIYIYGYPIQQAIVHFLPAYRNGWFVFAAALPVTLLCAIASWHLIEKPVLGWRKRLLPAQSAPSQSIGPVIWDRRRVAAIAGLGAYALFVVFAANIFPVRKAAKWMLGRPDAPIENVRPQF; from the coding sequence GTGGCCAATCTGCCGCCTGTATGCGATCTGCACATGTTGGGGGTTGAAATGACGTTAGGTAAGCGCTTCGACGCCTGCAAAGGGGTTGGTCCGGGGTTCGATCATCTTCGTGTCGGCCTTTCTCTGGCGATACTGTTTTGGCATAGTTTTGGCTTGGCCTACGGCATGGAATGGACGAGGAGCCTGCCGGTATGGCCGTTCAAACCATTGCTCGCGGCTCTACTTCCGATGTTTTTTGCCTTAAGCGGAATTCTGGTGATCGGTAGTGCAATCCGGTTACGCAACCTTAGAACATTCATCACCTTTCGTGTACTACGCATTCTTCCCGCATTGTTTACTGAGGTTTCTCTTTCGGCGTTGGTTTTCGGCCCGCTTCTTACGGCTGTGCCGCTTGCTACTTATTTTACGAGTTCAGAATTCTACGAATACTTCGGGTCGTTCATCGGCCGGGTGCGGTACGTTCTGCCTGGACTTTTTCTGACCAACCCCGTTCCGAGAGTCGTCAATGGTGCGCTTTGGACGGTTGGCCCAGAAATATTGTGTTACCTGTTACTTTCTATCCTGATCCTAACGAGAGCCTACAATAAGCCAAGGTGGATGCTTTTTCTTACGGCTTGTTTCGCCGCGACTTGTATGGCCTTTGATCCCTTTGAGCCCGGCGTAATTCGTGAAATTTTGCCAACGCGAGCACTTATCCTAGCGTTCCTTTCAGGAAACCTAATCTTTCTTTTTCGCGACAAGCTTCCCTTTTCTCGACCTCTCGCCGCTGTCGTTTTCGGGGTTTGCGTGCTTGCTATCAGCGTCACGCAAACCACTGAGGGGTACCTGTTCCTGATCTATCCGGCCGCGGCCTGCTTGGCCTATGTGGTTGCTGTGATAGGGTTCAGTGGCCTGCCGCCACTCCCGTTCTTCCATCGTGGCGATTATAGCTACGGGATTTATATCTACGGCTACCCGATTCAGCAGGCTATCGTTCACTTCCTGCCGGCGTACAGGAACGGCTGGTTCGTGTTCGCCGCCGCGCTGCCTGTCACCCTGCTATGCGCCATTGCGTCATGGCACTTGATCGAAAAACCGGTTCTCGGCTGGCGGAAACGGCTTTTGCCGGCACAAAGCGCGCCAAGTCAGTCCATTGGTCCAGTAATTTGGGACCGTCGTAGAGTTGCGGCGATTGCTGGTCTTGGCGCCTATGCGCTGTTTGTGGTATTTGCGGCCAATATATTTCCAGTCAGAAAGGCGGCTAAATGGATGTTGGGCCGACCTGACGCTCCGATTGAAAACGTCCGCCCGCAGTTTTGA
- a CDS encoding TonB-dependent receptor: MLGRNHLSRSVRVALLATAATPFLIAGPAFAQDAAAPAPQAAEDEAAQDIVVTGIRQTLQTSIQQKKTETAIVDTLSSTEIGDLPALSVGEAIQTITGATTHREKGGASEIALRGLGSFLSNTTFNGRDASNGSGDRAVNFNQFPSELINGIKIYKSQQANLVEGGVAGTIELETLKPLDFKRRRLQAEIKTNYSPYQDRIVGSSAWGWRGTLSYVDQFDAGDLGRIGITFGAQRNKTNNPEETVAASSTWVACNPAIVAAAANCTEVTRQQAAGGTPFYLQPNAITFRQISERDKRDAVFGAIQWQPSPTLDINLDLQYSKRDYTEERSDLNLSETRYGLRNVVYDANHVVQSFTGLTSLESVSTILQRDEEYIGGGGNVEWRATDRLTLTADASYSRTIRTDVERSVRLRTDPFDIFNVRTPINNQRVPYTYEVKPGNFAPTITIDPRFNLNDPTLYSDDARFRRDELQRRNEIFGARFDAAYKLDGFLSSISLGGRFSRLTYNDYDDRVERTQDDRSLDAAVNIACRNNGFPQTDYLKAARGNTINSWATFDLNCQFANYPTAPQARNADLRNVANRDVTENTYAGYIMGEYRGDLGSMPVRGNFGLRVVRTDVVSNGLRSDLNVVNNPDGSIRLVQTANFQTVTIENNTTRFLPSINAVFEPRPDVQVRLAGYRGMSKPAPSALGAGRTIQLDDGTGFSDVADAIALITANGSPRLKPLMSWNVDAALEWYPNRDSIVAATIYKKWFTGGFIPVVLNEDFTIGGNAVSVPVVQTQNSPDKSSVYGLELTLANRFSWLPAPLDGFGGKVSYNYAISDFENEDIRLGDVLDPTTGVISQGLIGPANLSGYSKHVVSAQLYYQLGGLNVQGVYNYRSNYYQDFVGGNSQLRYVRGNETFDLRASYDLSKAVRMQVEAINIFDAPKVTDMPVVGSQRQYHYYGARYFLGLRVRL, encoded by the coding sequence ATGTTGGGTCGCAATCACTTGTCGCGGAGCGTTCGCGTCGCTCTGCTCGCCACAGCGGCGACACCTTTCCTGATCGCCGGGCCTGCATTCGCACAGGATGCGGCCGCCCCCGCGCCACAGGCCGCGGAAGACGAAGCGGCGCAGGACATCGTCGTGACGGGCATCCGCCAGACGCTGCAAACCTCGATCCAGCAGAAGAAGACCGAGACAGCGATCGTCGACACCTTGTCCTCGACCGAGATCGGCGACCTTCCCGCTTTGTCGGTCGGCGAGGCTATCCAGACGATCACCGGCGCCACGACGCACCGTGAAAAGGGCGGGGCGTCGGAAATCGCGTTGCGCGGTCTCGGATCGTTCCTGTCCAACACCACGTTCAACGGGCGCGACGCGTCGAACGGATCGGGCGACCGTGCGGTCAATTTCAACCAGTTCCCGTCGGAACTGATCAACGGCATCAAGATCTACAAGTCGCAACAGGCCAATCTGGTCGAGGGCGGCGTCGCCGGTACGATCGAACTGGAAACGCTGAAGCCGCTCGACTTCAAGCGCCGCCGTCTGCAAGCGGAGATCAAGACCAATTACAGCCCGTATCAGGACCGCATCGTCGGTTCGAGCGCGTGGGGCTGGCGCGGAACGCTCAGCTATGTCGATCAGTTCGATGCAGGCGATCTAGGGCGGATCGGCATCACCTTCGGAGCGCAGCGCAACAAGACGAACAATCCGGAGGAGACGGTCGCGGCGTCTTCGACCTGGGTCGCGTGCAACCCCGCGATCGTCGCCGCCGCCGCGAATTGCACCGAAGTGACGCGTCAGCAGGCGGCCGGCGGCACGCCCTTCTATCTGCAGCCCAACGCGATCACGTTCCGCCAGATCAGCGAGCGCGACAAGCGTGACGCCGTGTTCGGCGCGATCCAGTGGCAGCCGTCGCCGACGCTGGATATCAATCTGGACCTGCAATATTCGAAGCGCGACTATACCGAGGAACGGTCGGACCTGAACCTGTCCGAGACGCGCTATGGCCTGCGCAACGTCGTCTATGACGCGAACCATGTGGTGCAGAGCTTTACCGGCCTGACCTCGCTGGAATCGGTCAGCACCATCCTGCAGCGTGACGAGGAATATATCGGTGGCGGCGGCAACGTGGAATGGCGTGCGACCGATCGCCTGACGTTGACCGCGGACGCGTCCTATTCGCGCACGATCCGCACCGACGTCGAACGCTCGGTCCGCCTGCGCACCGATCCGTTCGACATCTTCAACGTCCGCACGCCGATCAACAACCAGCGCGTGCCGTATACGTATGAAGTGAAGCCGGGCAATTTCGCGCCGACGATCACGATCGATCCGCGCTTCAACCTCAACGATCCGACATTGTACAGCGACGACGCCCGTTTCCGGCGCGACGAACTCCAGCGCCGCAACGAGATTTTCGGCGCGCGTTTCGACGCCGCCTACAAGCTGGACGGGTTCCTCAGCAGCATCTCGCTCGGCGGGCGGTTCTCGCGGCTGACGTATAACGACTATGACGACCGGGTGGAGCGCACGCAGGACGACCGCTCGCTGGACGCCGCGGTCAATATCGCGTGTCGCAACAACGGCTTCCCGCAGACGGACTATCTGAAGGCGGCGCGTGGGAACACGATCAACAGCTGGGCGACGTTCGACCTGAATTGCCAGTTCGCGAACTATCCGACTGCCCCGCAGGCGCGCAACGCCGACCTGCGCAACGTCGCCAATCGCGACGTGACCGAGAATACCTATGCCGGTTATATCATGGGCGAATATCGCGGCGATCTGGGCAGCATGCCGGTGCGCGGCAATTTCGGCCTGCGCGTCGTGAGGACCGACGTCGTGTCGAACGGGCTGCGCAGCGACCTGAACGTCGTGAACAATCCGGACGGGTCGATCCGGCTGGTCCAGACGGCCAACTTTCAGACCGTCACGATCGAGAACAACACGACGCGTTTCCTGCCCAGCATCAACGCGGTGTTCGAACCGCGCCCCGACGTGCAGGTTCGACTTGCGGGCTATCGTGGCATGTCGAAGCCGGCCCCGTCCGCGCTCGGCGCGGGGCGGACGATCCAACTCGACGACGGTACGGGTTTCAGCGACGTCGCCGATGCGATCGCGCTGATCACCGCCAACGGATCGCCGCGCCTGAAGCCGCTCATGTCGTGGAACGTCGACGCGGCGCTGGAATGGTATCCCAACCGGGACTCGATCGTCGCCGCCACCATCTACAAGAAGTGGTTCACCGGTGGCTTCATCCCGGTCGTGCTGAACGAGGACTTCACGATCGGCGGCAATGCGGTCAGCGTGCCGGTCGTCCAGACGCAGAACAGCCCGGACAAGAGCAGCGTGTACGGCCTGGAACTGACGCTCGCCAACCGCTTCTCCTGGCTGCCCGCGCCGCTGGACGGCTTCGGCGGGAAGGTCAGCTACAATTACGCGATCTCGGATTTCGAGAATGAGGATATCCGTCTGGGCGACGTGCTGGATCCGACCACCGGCGTGATCTCGCAGGGGTTGATCGGGCCTGCCAACCTGTCAGGCTATTCCAAGCACGTCGTGTCGGCGCAGCTTTACTATCAGCTGGGCGGGCTGAACGTGCAGGGCGTCTACAATTACCGCTCGAACTATTATCAGGATTTCGTCGGCGGCAATTCGCAGTTGCGCTACGTGCGCGGCAACGAGACGTTCGATCTGCGCGCCTCCTACGACCTGAGCAAGGCGGTGCGGATGCAAGTGGAGGCGATCAACATCTTCGATGCGCCCAAGGTGACCGACATGCCGGTGGTCGGCAGCCAGCGCCAATATCACTATTACGGTGCGCGCTACTTCCTGGGGCTGCGCGTCCGGTTATGA
- a CDS encoding D-2-hydroxyacid dehydrogenase: MKALFPATARPLLEPHLPDGLDVSWFADHEEANALVADAEIAWVDQMRPEWTAETIGRGTKLKWLSTIYAGVDSFPIADLKARGTILTNGAGINAIAVAEYTVMGMLAAAKRFDEVVRIADRKQWPSDAPGKVELFDTTALIVGMGTIGQMIADRLAAFGVRVTGVTRSGRNGTLTPDAWQARVGEFDWVILAAPSTDETKALIGADELATMKPTAWLINIARGDMVDQDALISALETRSIAGAFLDTVHPEPLPDDHPLWSAPNAIHSMHLSGRSQTKMFMRAGTLFLENLRAFLSGAEMKNVVDLDAGY; this comes from the coding sequence ATGAAAGCATTATTCCCCGCCACCGCGCGTCCGCTGCTCGAACCGCATCTGCCCGATGGCCTCGACGTGTCGTGGTTCGCCGATCATGAGGAAGCGAACGCGCTGGTCGCCGATGCGGAGATCGCCTGGGTGGACCAGATGCGCCCCGAATGGACCGCCGAGACGATCGGGCGAGGCACGAAGCTGAAATGGCTGAGCACGATCTATGCCGGGGTCGATTCCTTCCCGATCGCGGACCTGAAGGCACGCGGGACGATCCTGACCAACGGGGCGGGTATCAATGCCATCGCGGTCGCCGAATATACGGTGATGGGGATGCTCGCCGCCGCCAAGCGCTTCGACGAGGTGGTGCGGATCGCGGACCGCAAGCAATGGCCATCCGATGCGCCCGGCAAGGTCGAATTGTTCGACACGACGGCGCTGATCGTCGGGATGGGAACGATCGGGCAGATGATCGCCGATCGGCTCGCGGCGTTCGGCGTGCGCGTGACGGGCGTGACGCGCAGCGGCCGCAACGGCACGCTGACGCCGGATGCATGGCAGGCGCGGGTCGGCGAGTTCGACTGGGTGATCTTGGCCGCGCCCTCCACGGACGAGACCAAGGCGTTGATCGGCGCGGACGAACTGGCGACGATGAAGCCGACCGCCTGGCTGATCAACATCGCGCGCGGCGACATGGTCGATCAGGACGCGCTGATCTCAGCATTGGAGACGCGGTCGATCGCGGGTGCTTTCCTGGACACCGTCCATCCGGAACCACTGCCGGACGATCATCCCTTATGGTCCGCGCCGAACGCGATCCATTCGATGCACCTGTCGGGCCGCAGCCAGACGAAGATGTTCATGCGGGCGGGCACGTTGTTCCTGGAAAACCTGCGCGCGTTTCTCTCGGGCGCGGAGATGAAGAACGTGGTGGATCTCGACGCCGGGTATTGA